The following are encoded in a window of Nibricoccus aquaticus genomic DNA:
- a CDS encoding NAD(P)/FAD-dependent oxidoreductase — translation METATAPSDSSTPPSSAPWDVVVVGGALSGGATAFLLKRRNPKLKILIIERSSKMTRRVGEATVEISSYFLTRVLGLTEHLHEKQLAKQGLRYWFKNSETKTLEDCSETGPAFNSRLGSFQVDRSVLDEKVLANAVASGVQLLRPARVKDITLVEGGVQTITWDDEDGRTGVERAKWVVDASGVNAMLARKNGWYRVNHEHPIAACWSRWSGVKNMDSPELAQKFPKWARRTKAFRYTATNHITGLGWWAWVIPLKGGDVSVGVVFDQRITDLPEGPVLGERLREMLNTNPVAAEILADAKWQKEDIHFRRNLAYRSTTFAGKGFALVGDAAAFMDPFYSPGMDWISYTTSATAALIDGCLRGKPAAVHLERHNQRFRSSYEGWFNGIYKDKYFYMADQELMTLAFKLDLNLYYLGVVTQPYKHGHSALERPAFASKESKLPGRFIRLYNARFAKMARDRLRRGVWGKTNAHHHTMLSFFLDRWLPLRVTGLFCEYLWLELREGWRTWFRAPAPFAELPPHATRTQPRKVAAPAKQPANTVA, via the coding sequence ATGGAAACCGCCACCGCGCCCTCCGATTCCTCCACCCCTCCTTCCTCAGCTCCCTGGGACGTCGTCGTTGTCGGCGGCGCACTCTCCGGCGGCGCCACCGCTTTCCTCCTCAAGCGCCGCAACCCCAAGCTCAAAATCCTCATCATCGAGCGCAGTTCCAAGATGACCCGCCGCGTCGGCGAAGCCACCGTTGAGATCAGCTCCTATTTCCTTACCCGCGTCCTCGGCCTCACCGAACATCTCCACGAGAAACAACTCGCCAAACAAGGCCTCCGCTACTGGTTCAAAAATAGCGAGACCAAGACCCTGGAGGACTGCTCCGAAACCGGCCCGGCCTTCAACTCCCGCCTCGGCAGTTTCCAGGTCGACCGCTCCGTCCTCGACGAAAAAGTCCTCGCGAACGCCGTCGCATCCGGCGTCCAACTACTGCGCCCCGCCCGCGTGAAAGACATCACGCTCGTCGAAGGCGGCGTGCAGACGATCACGTGGGACGACGAAGACGGCCGCACCGGCGTCGAGCGCGCCAAGTGGGTCGTGGACGCGTCCGGCGTCAACGCGATGCTCGCCCGCAAGAACGGCTGGTACAGGGTCAACCACGAGCATCCCATCGCCGCCTGCTGGTCGCGCTGGAGCGGCGTGAAGAACATGGACTCACCCGAGCTCGCGCAAAAATTCCCCAAGTGGGCGCGCCGCACCAAAGCCTTTCGCTACACCGCCACCAACCACATCACCGGCCTCGGCTGGTGGGCCTGGGTCATCCCGCTCAAAGGCGGCGACGTCAGCGTCGGCGTCGTCTTCGACCAGCGCATCACCGATCTCCCCGAAGGCCCCGTCCTCGGCGAACGCCTCCGCGAGATGCTCAACACCAACCCCGTCGCCGCCGAAATCCTCGCCGACGCCAAGTGGCAAAAGGAAGACATCCATTTCCGCCGCAACCTCGCCTACCGCTCCACCACGTTCGCCGGAAAAGGCTTCGCCCTCGTCGGTGACGCCGCCGCGTTCATGGACCCGTTTTATTCCCCCGGCATGGATTGGATCAGCTACACGACCAGCGCCACCGCCGCGCTGATCGACGGCTGCCTCCGCGGCAAACCCGCCGCCGTCCACCTCGAGCGCCACAACCAGCGCTTCCGCTCCAGCTACGAGGGCTGGTTCAACGGCATCTACAAAGACAAATATTTCTACATGGCCGACCAGGAGCTGATGACCCTGGCCTTCAAGCTCGACCTCAACCTCTACTACCTCGGCGTCGTCACCCAGCCTTACAAACACGGCCACAGCGCCCTCGAACGCCCCGCCTTCGCGAGCAAGGAATCCAAACTCCCCGGCCGCTTCATCCGCCTCTACAACGCCCGCTTCGCCAAAATGGCCCGCGACCGCCTCCGCCGCGGCGTGTGGGGAAAAACCAACGCGCATCATCACACGATGCTGAGCTTCTTCCTCGATCGCTGGCTCCCGCTGCGCGTCACCGGACTTTTTTGCGAATACCTCTGGCTCGAACTCCGCGAAGGCTGGCGCACCTGGTTCCGCGCCCCCGCCCCCTTCGCCGAACTCCCGCCGCACGCGACCCGCACCCAACCACGCAAAGTCGCTGCGCCCGCAAAGCAGCCCGCCAACACCGTCGCCTAG
- a CDS encoding DUF1501 domain-containing protein, with the protein MSQPINRRAFLGQASCAAVGSTSILSTLLNLRMASSAAAQSMPAAPNTDDYRALVCLFFAGGQDSYNMLMPCGTEHAAYVTTRGGLHDDAANPGGLALSQSEILSLGNSGMLLGLHPSMTGLRDLYTQGKLAMVANVGTLNERITKTQYNSSGAKLPRGLYSHSDQQQQWHTSVSTETRGIGWAGLAADLLHSTSNDQRISMNTSLSGNNVWQSGNTLFPYSVSSSGAVALSDYNNSNASNLGDTNRTSTRTAAVNSLLGQQYQNLLESTFSSNMRDSIDTGLFFSASVNSIVLTTLFPGDTGYTGTPAGYTLANDPARSLAAQLKMVVRSVAARAALGLRRQTFFVSYGGWDHHDEVIDAQARMLDVVSRCLTCFYAALEEVGSQNQVTLFTASDFGRTLTSNGNGSDHAWGGNHFVLGGAVNGGLVYGAYPDLTLTGPSIVTSRGVTLPALSVDEYFADMALWLGVPPGSLSSVLPRIGNFYTPSGTRPVGFMKP; encoded by the coding sequence ATGAGCCAACCCATCAACCGCCGCGCCTTTCTCGGCCAGGCCAGCTGCGCTGCTGTCGGCAGCACCTCGATTCTTTCCACGCTCCTCAACCTCCGCATGGCCAGCAGCGCCGCCGCCCAGTCCATGCCCGCCGCTCCCAATACCGATGACTACCGCGCGCTCGTGTGTCTCTTCTTCGCCGGCGGCCAGGACTCTTACAACATGCTCATGCCCTGCGGCACCGAGCACGCCGCCTACGTGACCACGCGTGGCGGCCTGCACGACGATGCGGCTAATCCCGGCGGTCTCGCGCTGAGCCAGAGTGAGATTCTTTCGCTCGGAAATTCCGGCATGTTGCTAGGCCTGCATCCCAGTATGACCGGCCTGCGCGATCTCTACACGCAGGGTAAACTCGCGATGGTTGCGAACGTCGGCACGCTCAACGAGCGCATCACGAAGACGCAGTACAACAGCTCGGGTGCGAAACTGCCGCGCGGTCTCTACTCCCACTCTGACCAGCAGCAGCAATGGCACACCTCGGTCTCCACCGAGACCCGCGGCATCGGCTGGGCCGGGCTCGCCGCCGATCTGCTCCACTCGACGAGCAACGATCAGCGCATCTCGATGAACACATCGCTCTCGGGAAATAATGTCTGGCAGAGCGGCAACACGCTTTTCCCGTACAGCGTCAGCTCCTCCGGCGCGGTCGCACTGAGCGACTACAACAACAGCAACGCATCGAATCTGGGTGACACCAATCGCACCTCCACGCGCACCGCCGCCGTGAACAGCCTGCTCGGCCAGCAGTACCAGAATCTCCTCGAAAGCACGTTCTCCTCGAACATGCGTGACTCGATCGACACCGGCCTTTTCTTCAGCGCCTCGGTCAACAGCATCGTCCTCACGACGCTGTTTCCCGGCGACACCGGCTACACCGGCACACCCGCCGGCTACACGCTCGCGAACGATCCCGCCCGCTCGCTCGCGGCGCAGCTTAAGATGGTTGTCCGCTCAGTCGCCGCACGCGCGGCACTCGGACTGCGCCGCCAGACGTTCTTCGTCAGCTACGGCGGCTGGGATCACCACGACGAGGTCATCGATGCCCAGGCCCGGATGCTCGATGTCGTCAGCCGCTGCCTCACCTGTTTCTACGCGGCGCTCGAAGAAGTGGGCTCGCAAAACCAAGTCACGCTCTTCACCGCGTCCGACTTTGGCCGCACGCTCACCTCGAACGGCAACGGCTCCGACCACGCCTGGGGTGGTAATCACTTCGTCCTCGGCGGCGCGGTGAATGGCGGTCTCGTTTACGGCGCGTATCCTGACCTCACGCTCACCGGTCCGTCGATCGTCACGAGTCGCGGCGTCACGCTTCCCGCGCTCTCGGTCGATGAATATTTTGCCGACATGGCGCTCTGGCTGGGTGTGCCGCCGGGCAGTCTCAGCTCGGTGCTGCCGCGTATCGGAAACTTCTACACACCGAGCGGTACGCGTCCGGTCGGCTTCATGAAACCGTGA
- a CDS encoding class I SAM-dependent methyltransferase, which translates to MQPHAPIAQRYQTDAEKPEYVEKLFDAGANYYDRTVGWGFLGSGKFYRKWAQQKNGLKPGMEVLDVASGTGLVAEAASRVLGGGKNITCVDPSRGMLSHVSAKVPDATLLIGRADALPVESNQFDFLTMGYALRHVGDLDIAFAEYFRALKPGGKVLLLEVTKPQKGFRAWLFRVYFKNIYPGFTRLFTRSAAAKEMMVYYWETMDAFVPPEQILASLNRVGFEQVKRIALAGLFSEYTAVKPAAASTK; encoded by the coding sequence ATGCAACCACACGCCCCCATCGCCCAACGCTACCAGACCGACGCCGAGAAACCCGAGTACGTGGAAAAACTCTTCGATGCTGGCGCGAATTACTACGACCGCACCGTCGGCTGGGGCTTCCTTGGCTCGGGGAAATTTTACCGCAAATGGGCGCAGCAGAAAAACGGCCTCAAACCCGGCATGGAAGTCCTCGATGTCGCCAGCGGCACCGGCCTCGTCGCTGAAGCCGCTTCGCGCGTACTGGGCGGCGGCAAGAACATCACCTGCGTCGACCCCAGCCGCGGCATGTTGTCGCACGTCTCCGCCAAAGTCCCCGATGCCACCCTGCTGATCGGCCGCGCCGATGCACTGCCCGTCGAGAGCAACCAATTCGACTTCCTCACGATGGGCTACGCGCTTCGTCACGTAGGCGATCTCGACATCGCCTTCGCCGAATACTTCCGCGCCCTCAAACCCGGCGGCAAAGTCCTCCTCCTGGAAGTGACAAAACCTCAAAAGGGTTTTCGCGCCTGGCTCTTCCGCGTGTACTTCAAAAATATCTACCCCGGCTTCACCCGCCTCTTCACCCGCAGCGCCGCCGCGAAAGAGATGATGGTTTACTACTGGGAAACCATGGACGCCTTCGTCCCTCCCGAGCAGATCCTCGCCAGCCTGAATCGCGTCGGTTTCGAGCAGGTGAAACGCATAGCCCTCGCCGGTCTCTTCAGCGAGTACACGGCGGTGAAACCAGCGGCGGCTTCAACGAAGTGA
- a CDS encoding NAD(P)/FAD-dependent oxidoreductase, with protein MTNFDHDVLIIGGGPSGSTAAAFARKEGLNVCLVERLAFPRFHIGESLLPHGNEIMRETGAWPKIERAGFIKKSGALFHLTNGLATKEIIFSEGIVRGLDQTFQVSRAKFDKLLLDHARELGTQIKQPATVRSVTPIDGGIRVTIEHADKSTEERTARWVLDAGGRENHFPSEAKKPLDPSPFPKRVAIYSHFENVIRPPGIGAGHTVVVRLADGWFWLIPIDEAHTSVGLVTTVESMRRGKGTPEEIFNHAVASSPKLLEIMQGARPAMEFHVTSDYSYFRQELATERMVMIGDAGGFFDPIFSSGVYVGMNSARDAVRLITEAQRQNRGLTQSERTSYSKRIKKRAKVFKDLIACFYDNDAFSVFLCATPPLGLDRAVNSIVAGDARMLWPVRWRFALFLFICRVQKFFPVVPRIDFSGMYGVEETAQPSPTRETAAAKS; from the coding sequence ATGACAAACTTCGACCACGACGTCCTCATCATCGGCGGCGGCCCTTCCGGCAGCACCGCAGCCGCCTTCGCCCGCAAAGAAGGCCTCAACGTCTGCCTCGTCGAGCGCCTCGCTTTCCCGCGTTTCCACATCGGCGAATCCCTCCTCCCGCACGGCAACGAGATCATGCGCGAGACCGGCGCGTGGCCCAAAATCGAGCGCGCTGGCTTCATCAAAAAATCCGGCGCCCTCTTCCACCTCACCAACGGCCTCGCCACCAAGGAAATCATCTTTTCCGAAGGCATCGTCCGTGGCCTCGATCAGACGTTTCAGGTCAGCCGCGCGAAGTTCGACAAACTCCTCCTCGATCACGCCCGCGAACTCGGCACCCAGATCAAGCAGCCCGCCACCGTCCGCTCCGTCACGCCCATCGACGGCGGCATCCGCGTCACCATCGAGCACGCCGATAAATCCACCGAGGAACGCACCGCCCGCTGGGTCCTCGATGCCGGTGGACGCGAAAACCATTTCCCCTCCGAGGCCAAAAAGCCGCTCGACCCTTCGCCCTTTCCCAAGCGCGTCGCGATCTACAGCCACTTCGAAAACGTCATCCGCCCGCCCGGCATCGGCGCCGGCCATACCGTTGTCGTCCGCCTCGCCGACGGCTGGTTCTGGCTTATCCCAATCGACGAAGCCCACACCTCCGTCGGCCTCGTCACCACCGTCGAGTCGATGCGCCGCGGCAAAGGCACGCCCGAGGAAATCTTCAACCACGCCGTCGCCAGTTCGCCCAAGCTCCTCGAGATCATGCAAGGCGCGCGCCCCGCGATGGAGTTCCACGTCACCAGCGACTACTCCTACTTCCGCCAGGAACTCGCCACCGAGCGCATGGTGATGATCGGCGACGCCGGCGGCTTCTTCGACCCCATCTTCTCCTCCGGCGTGTACGTCGGCATGAACTCCGCCCGCGACGCCGTCCGCCTCATCACGGAAGCCCAGCGCCAAAACCGCGGCCTCACGCAGTCCGAGCGGACGAGCTACTCAAAGCGCATCAAGAAACGCGCGAAGGTCTTCAAAGACCTCATCGCCTGCTTCTACGACAACGACGCCTTCTCCGTCTTCCTCTGCGCCACGCCGCCACTCGGTCTCGACCGCGCCGTGAACTCCATCGTCGCCGGCGACGCCCGCATGTTGTGGCCCGTCCGCTGGCGCTTCGCCCTCTTCCTCTTCATCTGCCGCGTGCAAAAATTCTTCCCCGTCGTCCCCCGCATCGACTTCTCCGGCATGTACGGTGTCGAAGAAACTGCGCAGCCCTCGCCCACCCGAGAGACCGCCGCCGCCAAATCTTAA
- a CDS encoding LuxR C-terminal-related transcriptional regulator, with the protein MPSPDSTGASPARSQDRPSPSAASARRIVIVKWDMLTADVLGRLAREAYPSADVTICRTGADALDTLRRRPAALGIFGLTLPDIDGLDLLALVADEHLAARRMIVTGRRDEYSRQALRVARVQGVFDTSVEDSESLVAAIRRVGEGGDYFSATLGSASPVPASRPDKDRKVETLTFIEQQVFTIMLEGLEDEPLAKRLGMTAQAVCSHRASILKKLHVQSIEQLPAFIRRTNKPWK; encoded by the coding sequence ATGCCGTCTCCCGACTCCACCGGGGCGTCGCCTGCGCGTAGCCAGGACCGCCCGTCTCCGTCCGCTGCGTCCGCTCGGCGCATCGTCATCGTCAAATGGGACATGCTCACGGCGGATGTTCTCGGCCGTCTGGCGCGCGAGGCCTATCCATCGGCTGACGTCACGATTTGCCGGACCGGTGCCGACGCGCTGGATACGTTGCGGCGCCGGCCGGCGGCGCTGGGGATTTTCGGGCTGACGCTGCCGGACATCGATGGGCTGGATCTGCTCGCGCTGGTGGCGGACGAGCATCTGGCGGCGCGGCGGATGATCGTGACCGGGCGGCGCGATGAGTATTCGCGGCAGGCGTTGCGTGTTGCGCGGGTGCAGGGCGTTTTCGACACGTCGGTGGAGGACAGCGAGTCGCTGGTGGCGGCGATCCGGCGGGTAGGGGAGGGCGGGGACTATTTTAGCGCGACGTTGGGCAGTGCGTCGCCGGTGCCAGCGTCGCGGCCGGACAAGGACCGGAAAGTGGAGACGCTGACCTTCATCGAGCAGCAGGTGTTCACGATCATGCTGGAAGGGCTCGAAGACGAACCGCTCGCGAAACGGCTCGGCATGACTGCGCAGGCCGTGTGCTCGCATCGCGCGAGCATTTTGAAAAAATTGCACGTGCAGAGCATCGAGCAGCTCCCGGCATTTATCCGGCGCACGAACAAGCCTTGGAAGTAA
- a CDS encoding DUF1800 family protein, with amino-acid sequence MCPVNLRAKLARASLFAAFGALLFPATASAILDRDANQLSDIWQLQYGTGNVSAAADTDRDGFTNLEESAAGTNPLDPNSRPVMNMQSGAGQVQIKWVNPGDKQYTVLTSPTLGAGAVWTTAGIYTGGAGQMTAAFNAGSTSGGFFRVQIDDLDTDGDGLFDWDERRLGLDPTRKNTDGYGSTTITDFYRANQALLLATDANATNDNSVTVAALDPYMSENWADPGVIVFRRSGGTNALPLTAITVNYTIGGTATAGTDYQGPASGTVAFGLGVSEVLMNFTPVADADVEGSETITVTLQTGTGYILGTALAGAPSATVATINLADATGGAISDEEAARFLAQATFGPTEGEITRVKQLGFSGWIDDQFTRAANYHLPLVHTWQAEYQALATPANATSSDRTEVWWRRAMATDGASDPLRQRVAHAISQICIISDRVETLDGSPRGMAAYHDKLLENTFGNYRDLLKAVSLHPTMGIYLSHLRNQKANPSRNIYPDENYAREIMQLFSIGLWELNPDGTRKLDGNGQAIPTYDNEDISNFARVFTGLSYSKKFTSSTNFTVIDTVGFTDGNALMWEPMKGFDAYHDLAAKTLLNGLVLPARTASPGGTGTATMLDVDAAMTNLTNHNNTGPFIARLLIQRLVTSNPTNAYIGRVAAAFANNGSGVRGDMRAVIKAILLDTEARSLSLLTEPDQGLQREPYLRYAALTRALGTVPADGRYRGFRNIDGDFLQRPYSSPSVFNFYSPDYQPLGVLKNAGLVGPEFQITNGVTGITSPNRFYNSIHNTTLLRMNVSAATNIDGTANTTLDCVIDTAPWIDDATSNPESLVARLDRILAAGQLSTNTLRIITKAVRRIDDPLGTTDPTTRTTRAINRLRMAAYLVAISPEACVLK; translated from the coding sequence ATGTGCCCCGTTAATCTCCGCGCGAAACTTGCCCGCGCCTCTTTGTTCGCAGCGTTCGGTGCGCTGCTTTTCCCGGCCACCGCATCCGCCATCCTCGATCGCGATGCCAACCAGCTGAGCGACATCTGGCAGCTCCAGTATGGGACGGGAAACGTCTCCGCCGCCGCAGACACTGATCGCGATGGATTCACGAATCTCGAAGAGAGCGCGGCCGGCACCAACCCGCTCGATCCAAACTCCCGCCCGGTGATGAACATGCAGTCGGGCGCAGGCCAGGTGCAGATCAAGTGGGTCAATCCCGGCGACAAGCAGTACACCGTCCTCACTTCGCCGACCCTTGGCGCCGGCGCGGTCTGGACTACCGCAGGCATCTACACCGGCGGCGCCGGGCAGATGACGGCGGCGTTCAACGCCGGCTCGACTTCCGGTGGATTCTTCCGCGTGCAGATCGACGATCTCGATACAGACGGCGACGGTCTCTTCGACTGGGATGAGCGCCGCCTCGGGCTCGATCCCACGCGCAAAAACACCGATGGTTATGGCAGCACCACCATCACGGATTTCTATCGCGCCAACCAGGCGCTGCTTCTCGCGACCGATGCGAACGCGACCAACGACAACTCGGTCACGGTCGCCGCACTCGATCCGTACATGTCGGAAAACTGGGCCGATCCCGGTGTCATCGTTTTCCGTCGCAGTGGCGGCACCAATGCGCTCCCGCTCACCGCGATCACCGTTAATTACACCATCGGCGGCACCGCCACGGCGGGCACCGATTACCAAGGCCCGGCGAGCGGCACAGTGGCCTTCGGGCTTGGCGTGAGCGAAGTGCTCATGAATTTCACGCCCGTGGCTGACGCTGACGTCGAGGGCTCGGAGACGATCACGGTCACGTTGCAAACCGGCACCGGCTATATTTTGGGCACTGCACTCGCGGGCGCTCCCTCCGCGACTGTCGCGACGATCAACCTCGCCGACGCCACGGGTGGCGCGATCTCCGATGAAGAAGCCGCGCGGTTCCTCGCGCAGGCGACCTTCGGTCCGACCGAGGGCGAGATTACCCGCGTGAAGCAGCTCGGGTTCTCCGGCTGGATCGACGACCAGTTCACCCGCGCGGCCAACTATCACCTGCCGCTCGTGCATACCTGGCAGGCCGAGTACCAGGCGCTCGCCACACCCGCCAACGCGACGTCCAGCGACCGCACCGAAGTCTGGTGGCGCCGCGCCATGGCGACCGATGGCGCGTCCGATCCGCTCCGCCAGCGCGTCGCTCACGCGATCAGCCAGATATGCATCATCTCGGACCGTGTCGAGACACTCGATGGCAGCCCGCGCGGCATGGCCGCTTATCACGACAAGCTGCTCGAAAACACCTTCGGCAATTACCGCGATCTGCTGAAAGCCGTCTCGCTCCACCCGACGATGGGCATCTACCTCAGCCACCTGCGCAACCAGAAGGCCAACCCTTCGCGCAACATCTACCCCGACGAGAACTATGCGCGTGAAATCATGCAGCTCTTCTCGATCGGCCTCTGGGAACTCAACCCCGATGGCACCCGCAAACTCGACGGGAACGGCCAGGCGATCCCGACCTACGATAACGAAGACATCTCCAACTTTGCCCGCGTCTTCACCGGCCTGAGCTACAGCAAAAAGTTCACGAGCTCCACGAACTTCACCGTAATTGACACCGTCGGCTTCACCGACGGAAACGCGCTGATGTGGGAGCCGATGAAAGGCTTTGACGCCTACCACGACCTCGCCGCGAAGACCCTGCTCAACGGCTTGGTGCTTCCCGCCCGCACCGCCAGTCCGGGCGGCACCGGCACCGCGACCATGCTCGATGTCGATGCCGCGATGACCAATCTCACCAATCACAACAACACCGGCCCGTTCATCGCGCGCCTGCTGATCCAGCGCCTCGTCACCTCCAATCCTACGAATGCCTACATCGGCCGTGTCGCCGCCGCCTTCGCCAACAACGGCTCCGGCGTGCGTGGCGACATGCGGGCGGTGATCAAGGCCATCCTGCTCGATACCGAAGCCCGCTCGCTCTCGCTGCTCACCGAGCCCGATCAGGGCCTCCAGCGTGAACCCTATCTGCGCTACGCCGCGCTCACCCGCGCGCTGGGCACTGTTCCTGCCGACGGCCGCTACCGCGGGTTTCGCAACATCGACGGCGATTTCCTCCAGCGCCCCTACAGCTCGCCCAGCGTGTTTAACTTCTACTCACCCGACTATCAGCCGCTCGGTGTGTTGAAGAACGCAGGCCTCGTTGGCCCCGAGTTCCAGATCACCAACGGCGTCACCGGCATCACCTCGCCCAATCGTTTCTATAACTCCATTCACAACACCACGCTGCTCCGGATGAACGTCTCTGCCGCCACGAACATCGATGGCACCGCAAACACCACGCTCGATTGCGTCATCGACACTGCGCCATGGATTGATGACGCCACGAGCAATCCCGAATCCCTCGTCGCCCGACTCGATCGCATCCTCGCCGCCGGCCAGCTATCGACCAACACCCTTCGGATCATCACGAAAGCCGTCCGCCGCATCGACGATCCGCTCGGCACGACCGATCCCACGACCCGCACCACGCGGGCGATCAACCGCCTCCGCATGGCCGCCTACCTCGTGGCCATCTCACCCGAAGCCTGCGTGCTCAAATAA
- a CDS encoding nuclear transport factor 2 family protein — translation MNFLMSSPPFTRRTAAGLLMGVLICLLPMTALAGDKEDVRAADLRRISALIHADRAALDAVLADELTYGHSDGRVQTKAELLAALTAGAVTYQSYDGPPPVVRIQETVALLSGIAELEATARGTQVKLWLRYLAVYEKRDGAWRLTAYQSTRLEQPPAGLR, via the coding sequence ATGAACTTCTTGATGTCTTCACCGCCTTTCACGCGCCGGACCGCTGCTGGTTTATTGATGGGCGTGCTGATCTGTCTGCTGCCGATGACCGCGCTGGCTGGCGATAAAGAGGATGTGCGCGCCGCCGACCTGCGGCGGATCAGCGCGTTGATCCATGCGGACCGCGCGGCGCTCGATGCTGTGCTGGCCGACGAGTTAACCTACGGACACTCCGACGGGCGCGTGCAGACGAAGGCCGAGCTGCTGGCGGCGCTCACGGCGGGCGCGGTGACTTACCAATCTTACGATGGCCCGCCACCGGTGGTGCGTATCCAGGAAACGGTGGCATTGCTTTCGGGTATCGCGGAACTGGAAGCGACGGCGCGAGGCACGCAGGTGAAACTATGGCTGCGTTATCTCGCGGTTTACGAGAAGCGCGACGGAGCGTGGCGGCTCACCGCCTACCAATCGACGCGGCTCGAGCAGCCGCCTGCCGGGCTGCGCTGA
- a CDS encoding helix-turn-helix domain-containing protein, which yields MRRFRSLLIDKADIRLPGLHVLTFALHRHLPEHASVEPHKHGWSQAILYLSGNGRQVLAGSEARVEPGTLVLLPPGVSHAFSRGDGRAPLCVMIDFRLKGARRREAVVCSLNRSELAQVKQQLGQLMKLPGGASGQNALHWEGAVAMLQVLITALRSAGWLERVAAVAGGKSGNAIQGMLAKVDHESPLGQVVQKSGYQRDHLNRLVKKETGLTLGQFRAQQRLTKAKELLGQGVQVAAVATAVGLPDQSYFARWFRRQTGQAPSVWGRGRVG from the coding sequence ATGCGACGGTTTCGTTCACTGCTGATTGATAAGGCCGATATCCGGCTGCCGGGGTTGCATGTGCTGACGTTTGCGCTGCACCGGCATTTGCCGGAGCACGCGTCGGTCGAGCCGCATAAGCATGGGTGGAGTCAGGCGATTCTTTATCTGAGCGGAAATGGACGGCAGGTGCTCGCGGGGAGCGAGGCGCGGGTGGAGCCTGGTACATTGGTGCTGCTGCCGCCGGGGGTGTCGCACGCATTTTCGCGCGGGGATGGGCGCGCGCCGTTGTGCGTGATGATTGATTTTCGGTTGAAGGGGGCGCGCCGGCGGGAGGCGGTGGTGTGTTCGTTGAATCGCTCGGAGTTAGCGCAGGTGAAGCAGCAGCTCGGGCAGTTGATGAAGCTGCCGGGCGGCGCGAGTGGACAGAACGCGCTGCACTGGGAGGGCGCGGTGGCGATGTTGCAGGTGTTGATCACGGCGCTGCGTTCGGCGGGATGGCTGGAGCGCGTGGCGGCGGTTGCGGGCGGGAAAAGTGGCAACGCGATTCAGGGGATGCTCGCGAAAGTGGATCATGAGAGTCCGCTCGGGCAGGTGGTGCAGAAGAGCGGCTATCAGCGCGATCATTTGAACCGGCTGGTGAAGAAAGAGACCGGGCTGACGCTCGGGCAGTTTCGCGCGCAGCAGCGGCTCACGAAAGCGAAGGAATTACTCGGGCAAGGCGTGCAGGTCGCGGCGGTGGCGACGGCGGTGGGGCTGCCGGATCAGAGTTATTTCGCGCGGTGGTTTCGGCGGCAGACGGGGCAGGCGCCGAGTGTTTGGGGGCGCGGGCGGGTGGGGTGA
- the deoC gene encoding deoxyribose-phosphate aldolase gives MKLTPEQFAATLDSTNLRLDATAAEIVALCKEAQTHRFACVMIYPASVLLAAQVLAGTGVRIGTVIGFPSGRFTTAAKAAEIDAMASAGAHEVDIVMNYAALRDGREADVAAELAELTSRAHGHGQLVKVITENCYLNEAQILAALNICEEVGVDFIKTSTGFGSAGAKLEHIKLWAEKRRGLIKIKAAGGIKTLPDALALIAAGAERLGTSSASALLAEYRGEKSATAASGAY, from the coding sequence ATGAAACTCACGCCCGAACAATTCGCCGCGACCCTCGACTCGACCAATCTACGTCTCGACGCCACTGCGGCCGAGATCGTGGCGCTCTGCAAAGAAGCGCAGACACACCGCTTCGCCTGCGTGATGATTTATCCGGCCAGCGTGTTGCTGGCCGCCCAGGTGCTGGCGGGAACCGGCGTTCGCATCGGCACGGTGATCGGGTTTCCCAGCGGGCGTTTCACGACGGCGGCCAAGGCGGCGGAGATCGACGCGATGGCCTCCGCTGGTGCCCATGAAGTGGATATCGTGATGAACTACGCGGCGCTGCGCGATGGCCGTGAAGCGGATGTCGCCGCTGAGCTCGCCGAGCTGACGAGCCGTGCGCACGGCCACGGGCAGCTCGTGAAAGTGATCACGGAAAATTGTTACCTCAACGAAGCGCAGATCCTCGCGGCGCTGAACATCTGCGAAGAGGTGGGCGTGGATTTTATCAAGACATCGACGGGCTTTGGCAGCGCGGGCGCGAAGCTCGAGCACATCAAACTCTGGGCGGAAAAGCGGCGCGGGCTGATCAAGATCAAGGCGGCGGGCGGCATCAAAACTCTGCCCGACGCGCTGGCGCTGATTGCGGCGGGCGCGGAGCGGTTGGGGACGTCCAGCGCCAGTGCCCTGCTCGCGGAGTATCGCGGAGAAAAGTCCGCGACGGCCGCATCGGGCGCGTACTGA